From the Gramella sp. Hel_I_59 genome, one window contains:
- a CDS encoding N-acetylornithine carbamoyltransferase, which translates to MKNYINLSDIEDLKTLIHDARGMKSNPSEEKPGKGKTLGMLFFNPSLRTRLSTEKAARLLGMEVMVMNADKDGWALEFEDGAIMNSDKAEHIKEAAAVLSQYCDIIAVRAFPGLKDREKDETEVVMNSFKKYASVPIVNLESATGHPLQALTDAITIQELSGKSRPKVVLTWAPHPKALPQSVANSFTEVMQKMEVDLVIANPEGYDLDPKIRKNVRVEHDQKKAFKDADFVYVKNWSSYEKYGQVLEVEENWTVDQAKLKKTNNAKVMHCLPVRRNVVIADDILDSDNSIVIQQANNRTYAAQAVLKKLLECSK; encoded by the coding sequence ATGAAAAACTATATAAACCTATCAGATATTGAGGATCTTAAAACTTTGATCCATGACGCAAGAGGTATGAAATCGAATCCTTCAGAAGAAAAACCTGGAAAAGGTAAGACTCTGGGGATGTTATTCTTCAATCCAAGTCTTCGTACCCGTCTAAGCACTGAAAAGGCGGCCAGATTATTGGGTATGGAGGTGATGGTCATGAATGCTGATAAAGATGGTTGGGCCTTGGAATTTGAGGATGGTGCGATTATGAATTCAGACAAGGCAGAACATATAAAAGAAGCAGCTGCTGTACTTTCACAATATTGCGATATCATCGCGGTACGGGCATTTCCAGGCCTTAAAGACAGGGAGAAGGATGAAACTGAAGTGGTGATGAATAGTTTTAAAAAGTACGCTTCAGTTCCCATAGTGAATCTGGAAAGCGCTACTGGCCACCCGTTGCAGGCTTTAACAGATGCGATTACCATTCAGGAATTAAGTGGGAAATCTCGACCAAAGGTAGTATTGACATGGGCTCCGCACCCAAAAGCCTTACCACAATCTGTAGCGAATTCTTTTACTGAAGTGATGCAGAAAATGGAAGTTGATCTTGTGATCGCTAATCCTGAAGGTTATGATCTGGATCCAAAAATTCGAAAGAATGTTCGTGTGGAGCATGACCAGAAAAAAGCCTTTAAGGACGCCGACTTTGTGTATGTAAAAAACTGGAGTAGTTATGAAAAATACGGTCAGGTACTCGAGGTTGAAGAAAATTGGACCGTAGATCAGGCTAAATTAAAGAAAACCAATAACGCAAAAGTGATGCATTGTCTTCCTGTTAGAAGAAACGTCGTGATCGCTGATGATATCCTGGATAGTGATAATTCTATTGTGATCCAGCAGGCGAATAACAGAACCTATGCAGCACAAGCGGTGTTAAAAAAATTATTGGAATGCTCGAAATAG
- the argB gene encoding acetylglutamate kinase — protein MLEIVHNPATDVLNVIKIGGKLIENQELLDSFLKDFVQLKGPKILVHGGGNKATEVAGKLGYKTQMIDGRRITDKNSMEVITMVYGGLLNKSIVAKLQGNKQNAIGLCGADANVLISRKREVKEIDYGLVGDVVKVNTEFIKSLLKQEIVPVFSAISSTEEGVLLNTNGDSVASEIAIAMSSIYTTQLFYCSEKKGVLKNMDDDDSVIAELNSDNYQQLKASKVITDGMLPKLHNCFEAINRGVSTVFLGDAELLKKGSKHTKILN, from the coding sequence ATGCTCGAAATAGTTCATAATCCGGCGACAGATGTTCTTAATGTCATTAAAATAGGAGGTAAGCTCATCGAAAACCAAGAGCTGCTCGATTCTTTCCTCAAAGATTTTGTTCAGCTGAAAGGTCCTAAGATCCTTGTACACGGAGGTGGAAATAAAGCTACTGAAGTCGCAGGAAAATTAGGCTATAAGACTCAGATGATAGATGGCAGAAGAATTACAGATAAGAATTCTATGGAAGTGATCACGATGGTTTACGGCGGACTTTTAAACAAAAGTATCGTTGCAAAATTGCAGGGAAATAAACAAAACGCGATCGGACTTTGCGGAGCAGATGCTAACGTACTAATTTCTAGAAAACGTGAAGTTAAAGAAATTGATTATGGCCTGGTAGGGGATGTGGTCAAGGTAAATACAGAATTTATCAAATCACTCTTGAAACAGGAGATCGTGCCCGTGTTTTCAGCGATTTCTTCTACGGAAGAAGGAGTTTTGCTAAATACTAACGGAGATTCGGTAGCTTCAGAAATAGCGATTGCTATGAGCAGTATCTATACAACCCAGCTTTTTTACTGTTCAGAAAAGAAAGGAGTTCTAAAGAATATGGATGATGATGATTCAGTAATTGCTGAATTGAATTCAGATAATTATCAGCAATTGAAAGCTTCGAAAGTGATCACAGATGGGATGTTGCCAAAACTTCATAATTGCTTTGAAGCGATCAATAGGGGAGTTTCAACCGTCTTTTTAGGAGATGCAGAACTTTTGAAAAAGGGTTCAAAACATACAAAAATTTTAAACTAA
- a CDS encoding M20 family metallo-hydrolase, whose protein sequence is MQIKELQKEALQLLQNLIRTQSFSGEEDKTADWLERWFTDHNIPHQRSLNNVWATSKHFDDTKPNLLLNSHHDTVKPNSAYTRDPFKAKIENGKLYGLGSNDAGGCLVSLLATFTYLYSEENLGYNIIFAGTAEEEINGKNGIAELLPKLPKIDVAIVGEPTLMNLAVAEKGLIVFDAVVKGTPSHAAHPNTVNSIYKTARVLNWFENFKLEKVSESLGEVKVTVTQIKAGSQHNVVPAKTHLVIDVRVNDRYSNAEIEQILKERAPVDEITARSLRLNSSSIPLDHDLVKAGIEIGMETYGSPTLSDQAMLSCPSLKLGPGDSTRSHSADEFIYVKEIEEGIEKYIKLLEKTLRK, encoded by the coding sequence ATGCAGATTAAAGAACTTCAGAAGGAAGCATTGCAACTATTGCAGAACCTCATCAGGACCCAATCTTTTTCAGGGGAAGAAGATAAAACTGCAGACTGGCTTGAACGATGGTTTACAGACCACAATATTCCGCATCAGCGAAGCCTCAATAATGTCTGGGCGACCAGTAAGCATTTCGATGATACAAAACCAAATCTGTTGCTGAATTCACATCATGACACGGTAAAACCAAATTCAGCTTACACCAGAGATCCTTTCAAGGCAAAAATTGAGAATGGTAAATTATATGGTCTTGGTAGCAATGATGCTGGTGGATGCCTTGTTTCTCTGTTGGCTACATTCACATACCTTTATTCTGAAGAGAATTTAGGTTATAATATCATTTTCGCCGGAACCGCGGAAGAGGAGATCAACGGAAAGAATGGGATTGCAGAACTATTACCAAAATTACCGAAGATAGATGTTGCGATTGTTGGCGAACCAACCCTGATGAATCTTGCAGTAGCTGAAAAAGGTCTTATCGTTTTCGATGCCGTAGTAAAAGGAACTCCTTCGCATGCGGCTCATCCAAATACTGTTAACTCGATCTATAAAACTGCGAGAGTTCTAAACTGGTTCGAAAACTTTAAATTAGAGAAGGTCTCAGAGAGTCTGGGAGAAGTGAAAGTGACGGTCACGCAGATCAAGGCTGGAAGTCAGCATAATGTAGTGCCCGCTAAGACGCATTTGGTGATAGATGTTAGGGTAAACGATAGATATAGTAATGCAGAGATCGAGCAAATATTAAAAGAAAGAGCGCCAGTAGATGAGATCACTGCGAGAAGTTTAAGATTGAATTCGTCTTCGATCCCACTAGATCATGACCTTGTAAAAGCAGGAATAGAAATAGGGATGGAAACTTATGGCTCGCCAACACTTTCAGACCAGGCGATGTTGAGCTGTCCTTCACTAAAATTAGGACCGGGAGATTCTACCAGATCACATTCGGCTGATGAATTTATTTATGTAAAGGAGATCGAAGAAGGTATTGAAAAGTATATAAAATTGCTTGAAAAAACACTTAGGAAATAA
- the argH gene encoding argininosuccinate lyase, which translates to MKLWDKGISIDKQIEKFTVGNDRELDMHLAKYDIQASTAHAKMLGKVGILEAQEVDLLVSELELLNQQLENGEFKIEEEFEDVHSKIEYELTSKLGDTGKKIHTARSRNDQVLVAQQLYFKENLLEISGKTRNLIDVLLNLAEEHKEKLLPGYTHLQVAMPSSFGLWFSAYAELLIDDLYLLDAGLKIVDQNPLGSAAGYGSSFPIDREFTTKELGFATQKYNVVAAQMSRGKCERTVTSNISSLANTLSRFAMDICLYMSQNFDFITFPDELTTGSSIMPHKKNPDVFELVRGKCNKLQAIANEMILITNNLPSGYHRDFQLIKENSIYAVETIKEILDVFTYSISKIIVKDIDITDEKYKYLFTVDSINELVIGGKSFRDAYKIIGEQVQNDTYKATEGMQHTHSGSKDNLSLNMIRTKLQQL; encoded by the coding sequence ATGAAACTCTGGGATAAAGGCATTTCAATAGATAAGCAGATCGAGAAATTTACCGTGGGAAACGATCGTGAACTCGATATGCATCTAGCTAAATATGATATACAGGCGTCCACAGCGCACGCGAAGATGCTAGGGAAAGTTGGAATTCTGGAAGCACAGGAAGTAGATTTATTAGTTTCAGAATTGGAGCTATTGAACCAGCAACTCGAAAATGGTGAATTTAAGATCGAAGAAGAATTTGAAGATGTGCATTCCAAAATCGAATACGAACTCACTTCCAAACTGGGAGATACTGGAAAAAAGATTCATACGGCCCGATCAAGGAACGACCAGGTTCTTGTAGCTCAACAATTGTATTTTAAAGAAAACCTGCTAGAGATTTCTGGAAAGACCAGGAATTTGATCGATGTACTTTTAAACCTTGCAGAGGAACATAAGGAAAAATTGCTTCCCGGGTACACACATCTACAGGTGGCGATGCCTTCATCTTTTGGTTTATGGTTTTCAGCTTACGCAGAATTATTAATTGATGATCTATACTTACTCGATGCCGGGCTAAAGATCGTGGATCAAAATCCGCTGGGTTCTGCTGCAGGATATGGCTCTTCATTTCCTATAGACAGGGAATTTACCACCAAAGAATTAGGCTTTGCAACCCAGAAGTATAATGTTGTAGCTGCCCAGATGAGTAGGGGGAAATGTGAGCGCACGGTTACTTCCAATATCTCATCTCTTGCAAACACACTTTCCAGGTTCGCTATGGATATTTGCTTGTATATGAGTCAGAACTTTGATTTTATCACTTTTCCGGATGAGTTAACAACCGGTTCCAGTATCATGCCGCACAAGAAAAATCCTGATGTTTTCGAACTCGTCAGGGGAAAATGCAATAAGCTGCAGGCAATCGCAAATGAAATGATCCTGATCACTAATAATCTTCCAAGTGGATATCACAGGGATTTCCAGCTTATCAAAGAGAATAGTATTTATGCGGTAGAAACTATCAAAGAAATCCTGGATGTTTTCACCTATTCCATCAGCAAGATCATTGTGAAAGATATCGATATCACGGACGAGAAATATAAATATCTGTTTACCGTAGACAGTATCAACGAACTTGTGATAGGAGGGAAGTCATTTCGGGATGCGTACAAGATCATTGGAGAACAGGTCCAAAATGACACTTATAAAGCTACCGAAGGCATGCAGCATACTCATTCCGGTAGTAAGGATAATCTTTCACTAAATATGATCAGGACAAAATTGCAGCAGTTATAA
- the leuB gene encoding 3-isopropylmalate dehydrogenase has product MKFNIAVLPGDGIGPEITQQSMKVLKAVADRFDHEFNFEEAEVGAVAIDKLGDPLPETTLELCKRSDAVLFGAIGDPKYDNDPSAKVRPEQGLLRLRKELGLFANIRPVKAHESLIHQSPLKRENIEGADMIIFRELTGGIYFGEKSTSEDGQSASDLCTYSVEEIERVAHLAFKAAETRRNKLTLVDKANVLETSRLWRKTVTKIAKEYPEVAVDYLFVDNAAMQMILNPRQFDVILTENMFGDIISDEASVIGGSIGLLESASVGNENALFEPIHGSYPQAAGQGVANPLASVLSAAMLLDHLGLKTEAETVRMAVDLSLKLNVCTIDINKDNHYSTERVGDFLESVISDTENHIVNKENLSLGQTTII; this is encoded by the coding sequence ATGAAATTTAATATAGCTGTACTTCCCGGGGACGGGATTGGTCCTGAAATAACACAGCAGTCAATGAAAGTGCTGAAGGCTGTTGCAGATAGATTTGATCATGAGTTCAATTTTGAAGAAGCTGAAGTTGGCGCGGTAGCAATTGATAAGTTGGGGGATCCATTGCCTGAGACAACACTGGAACTCTGTAAAAGATCTGACGCTGTGCTTTTTGGGGCGATTGGTGATCCTAAATATGACAATGATCCTTCAGCGAAAGTAAGGCCGGAACAGGGCTTGCTACGCCTAAGAAAAGAATTAGGCCTTTTCGCTAACATTAGACCCGTAAAAGCTCATGAAAGTCTTATACACCAGTCACCGCTTAAAAGAGAAAATATTGAGGGAGCAGATATGATCATTTTCAGAGAACTTACCGGCGGAATATATTTTGGCGAGAAAAGCACTTCTGAAGACGGTCAAAGCGCTTCAGATCTTTGCACCTATTCCGTAGAAGAAATTGAACGCGTAGCTCACCTCGCTTTTAAAGCTGCGGAAACAAGGAGGAACAAATTAACGCTGGTAGATAAAGCTAATGTGCTGGAAACATCTCGTTTATGGCGAAAAACGGTTACTAAAATCGCTAAGGAGTACCCTGAAGTAGCAGTGGACTACTTATTCGTGGATAATGCAGCCATGCAAATGATCCTCAATCCCAGACAATTCGATGTGATTCTGACCGAAAATATGTTTGGTGATATTATTTCAGATGAAGCGAGTGTTATTGGTGGTAGTATCGGACTATTGGAATCTGCTTCCGTAGGAAATGAAAATGCACTTTTTGAACCCATACATGGATCATATCCCCAGGCCGCCGGGCAGGGAGTTGCAAATCCTTTGGCTTCTGTACTTTCTGCTGCGATGCTACTTGATCATTTAGGACTTAAAACTGAAGCTGAAACGGTTAGGATGGCGGTAGATCTAAGCTTAAAACTTAATGTTTGTACTATAGACATTAATAAAGATAATCATTACTCAACCGAAAGGGTTGGAGATTTTCTGGAAAGCGTCATTAGTGACACTGAAAATCATATTGTAAATAAGGAAAACCTGAGTTTAGGGCAAACGACCATTATTTAA
- the leuD gene encoding 3-isopropylmalate dehydratase small subunit, translating to MEKFITLTDTAVPLDDENVDTDQIIPARFLKATDKAGFGENLFKDWRFDKNGDPNEDFVLNQDRFSGSILIAGNNFGCGSSREHAAWAIKAYGFKVVVSSYFADIFKGNALNNGLLPVQVSPDFLHKLLISVEKDPEEKFIIDLQNQFIKIEGSAEKEHFDIDPYKKTCLINGYDDIDFLTSKLEAIEKFEQKRKAIEPVPQETL from the coding sequence ATGGAGAAATTTATAACACTTACAGATACCGCCGTTCCTTTGGATGATGAAAATGTAGACACAGACCAGATCATTCCTGCTCGTTTTCTAAAAGCGACAGACAAAGCTGGTTTTGGTGAAAATCTTTTTAAGGACTGGCGATTTGATAAAAATGGAGATCCAAATGAGGATTTTGTATTAAACCAGGATAGGTTTTCAGGTTCGATATTGATCGCCGGAAATAATTTTGGATGTGGATCAAGCCGTGAACATGCCGCCTGGGCTATAAAAGCTTATGGTTTTAAAGTTGTTGTGTCCAGTTACTTTGCAGATATTTTTAAGGGTAATGCATTAAATAACGGACTACTTCCCGTTCAGGTAAGTCCCGATTTTCTTCATAAGCTGCTTATTTCAGTAGAGAAAGATCCGGAAGAAAAATTCATCATAGATCTTCAGAATCAATTTATAAAAATTGAAGGTTCTGCTGAAAAAGAACATTTTGACATAGATCCCTACAAAAAAACCTGCCTGATCAATGGATATGATGATATAGATTTTCTAACGAGTAAGTTGGAAGCTATTGAGAAATTTGAGCAGAAACGTAAAGCCATAGAACCTGTACCACAGGAAACCTTATAA
- the leuC gene encoding 3-isopropylmalate dehydratase large subunit, with the protein MKKTLFDKIWDSHVVESIPNGPDILYIDKHLIHEVTSPQAFNELKERNIPVFRPEQIVATADHNTPTQDQHLPVRDLLSRKQLKELSQNCEENDITLYGLGHPYNGIVHVMAPELGITQPGMTIVCGDSHTSTHGAFGTIAFGIGTSQVTQVFASQCLLVEKPKKLRVNVNGKLKKGVLPKDVILYIISKLGTNSGTGYFCEYAGEVFEEMSMEGRMTVCNMSIEMGARGGLIAPDQTTIDYVEGREFAPKGADFDRMTAYWEILKTDPEAEFDQEYSFEAEDIEPMITYGTNPGMGIKLTGSIPVEGNKSDAKALAYMDFKPGEILLDKPINYIFIGSCTNSRIEDFRVAASYIKGKQKAENVNALIVPGSQQVAIQIKEEGLDKVFEEAGFTLRQPGCSACLAMNDDKIPEGEYCVSTSNRNFEGRQGPGSRTILASPLTAAATAISGKISDYTLTLN; encoded by the coding sequence ATGAAGAAAACTTTATTTGATAAAATTTGGGACTCCCATGTTGTTGAAAGCATACCTAACGGGCCGGACATTTTGTATATCGATAAACATTTGATACACGAAGTGACCAGTCCTCAGGCTTTTAATGAGTTGAAGGAAAGAAACATTCCCGTATTTCGGCCGGAACAGATCGTGGCTACGGCAGATCATAATACGCCAACCCAGGATCAGCATTTACCGGTCAGAGATCTTTTATCCAGAAAGCAACTAAAGGAGTTGAGTCAGAACTGTGAAGAGAACGATATTACGCTTTATGGCCTGGGACATCCCTATAATGGGATCGTTCATGTTATGGCCCCGGAGCTGGGAATCACTCAGCCCGGCATGACCATAGTTTGCGGTGACAGCCATACTTCTACTCATGGCGCTTTTGGAACGATTGCCTTCGGAATAGGAACCAGCCAGGTAACTCAGGTTTTTGCAAGCCAGTGTCTACTGGTAGAAAAACCAAAAAAACTTCGGGTGAATGTGAATGGAAAACTGAAGAAGGGAGTTTTACCTAAGGATGTAATCCTGTACATTATAAGTAAACTGGGAACAAACTCAGGTACCGGATACTTTTGTGAGTACGCAGGAGAAGTGTTTGAAGAAATGTCTATGGAAGGCCGAATGACGGTTTGCAATATGAGTATAGAAATGGGAGCGCGTGGTGGCCTTATTGCTCCAGATCAAACTACGATAGATTACGTGGAAGGCAGAGAATTTGCTCCTAAAGGCGCTGATTTTGATAGAATGACCGCATATTGGGAAATATTGAAAACTGATCCGGAAGCAGAATTTGACCAGGAATATTCGTTTGAAGCTGAAGACATAGAACCCATGATCACCTACGGAACAAACCCGGGAATGGGCATTAAACTCACCGGTAGTATTCCTGTGGAAGGAAATAAAAGCGATGCCAAGGCTTTAGCTTATATGGATTTCAAGCCGGGAGAAATTTTACTTGATAAACCTATCAACTATATTTTTATTGGTAGTTGCACGAATTCCAGAATTGAAGATTTTAGAGTTGCGGCATCTTATATCAAAGGAAAACAGAAAGCAGAAAATGTAAATGCTTTGATCGTTCCCGGAAGCCAGCAGGTGGCCATACAGATCAAGGAAGAAGGACTGGACAAGGTATTTGAAGAAGCCGGTTTTACTTTAAGACAACCAGGATGTTCGGCATGTCTGGCAATGAACGATGACAAGATCCCGGAAGGTGAATATTGTGTATCCACCAGTAATAGAAATTTTGAAGGAAGGCAGGGACCCGGTTCCAGGACAATTCTGGCAAGTCCATTGACCGCCGCAGCGACTGCTATTTCAGGAAAGATTTCAGATTATACGCTAACATTGAACTAA
- a CDS encoding 2-isopropylmalate synthase: protein MRTEKVEIFDTTLRDGEQVPGCKLNTEQKKKIAARLDELGVDVIEAGFPVSSPGDFQSVTEISKLVKNATVCGLTRAVKNDIKVAADALKYARKPRIHTGIGTSDSHIKYKFKSSRPEIIERAGEAVAYAKSFVDDVEFYAEDAGRTENEFLAKVCTEAVKNGATVINIPDTTGYCLPEEYGRKIKYLKENVVGIENVIISCHCHNDLGLATANAIAGITNGARQIECTINGIGERAGNTALEEVVMILRQHPYLDLNTDINPQLLYDTSNMVSREMGMYVQPNKAIVGANAFAHSSGIHQDGVIKNRETYEIINPADVGVTESAIVLTARSGRAALAYKAKKMGYDLTKIELDHVYLEFLSFADAKKQVADTDIHIIMDIFKKSSRAIA from the coding sequence ATGCGTACTGAAAAGGTAGAAATTTTTGACACTACATTGAGGGACGGAGAACAAGTCCCCGGCTGCAAATTGAATACGGAACAGAAGAAGAAGATCGCTGCACGACTCGATGAACTTGGTGTTGATGTTATTGAAGCAGGTTTCCCGGTTTCAAGTCCTGGCGACTTTCAATCTGTTACCGAAATCTCAAAACTCGTAAAAAATGCGACGGTTTGCGGACTTACCCGCGCCGTAAAAAACGACATCAAGGTTGCTGCAGATGCGCTCAAATATGCCCGAAAGCCCAGAATTCACACAGGAATTGGAACTTCAGACTCTCATATTAAATATAAGTTCAAGTCCAGTCGTCCAGAGATTATCGAAAGAGCTGGTGAAGCCGTAGCTTATGCTAAAAGCTTCGTGGACGATGTTGAATTCTATGCGGAAGATGCTGGAAGAACTGAAAATGAATTCCTGGCAAAAGTTTGTACCGAAGCTGTGAAAAACGGTGCTACCGTTATAAATATTCCAGATACAACAGGATATTGCTTACCAGAAGAATATGGCAGAAAGATAAAATACTTAAAAGAAAATGTGGTTGGGATCGAGAATGTGATCATTTCCTGCCATTGCCATAATGACCTTGGACTGGCTACTGCAAATGCAATTGCCGGTATTACCAATGGAGCCAGGCAAATAGAATGCACCATCAATGGGATAGGAGAACGTGCTGGAAATACGGCCTTGGAAGAGGTCGTCATGATCTTAAGACAACATCCATATCTTGATTTGAATACAGATATTAATCCGCAGTTGTTGTACGACACCAGTAATATGGTCTCGAGAGAGATGGGTATGTACGTACAGCCAAACAAAGCAATCGTGGGTGCCAACGCATTTGCTCATAGTTCTGGGATTCACCAGGATGGCGTCATCAAGAATAGAGAAACATATGAAATCATTAATCCAGCCGATGTCGGGGTCACCGAGTCGGCTATTGTTTTAACTGCCCGTAGTGGTAGAGCAGCGCTTGCTTACAAAGCTAAAAAAATGGGTTATGATCTAACTAAGATAGAACTGGATCATGTTTACCTTGAGTTCTTAAGTTTTGCAGATGCTAAGAAACAGGTGGCAGACACTGATATTCATATAATCATGGATATCTTCAAAAAGAGTTCACGAGCAATTGCCTGA
- a CDS encoding DMT family transporter, which produces MTAPKSTNISNILMLNLAVLLISTSGALGRYITLDPIITIFYRCVLAAVIFYAYCKWQGISLKIASRKDVLKVISGGLLMGAHWVTYFYSLKYSSVAIALLSLFTYPVITAFLEPLLFKTRFNKIHVALGFLVLFGVYFLSPDFDLENNSFIAVLFGIASAVFYSLRNLLMKKEIERYNGSTLMFYQILVVALVLSPAFFYSEVAKVLEQWKPLLTLALLTTCIGHTLFLKSFKNFSITAASIMSSIQPVYGIALGAIFLNEIPSAKTMIGGSLIISAVIIESLSSLRSKK; this is translated from the coding sequence ATGACCGCACCAAAGTCTACCAATATTTCGAATATTCTAATGCTCAACCTGGCGGTGTTGCTTATAAGCACATCCGGAGCCTTGGGTCGTTATATCACATTAGATCCCATAATTACCATTTTCTATCGCTGTGTTTTGGCAGCTGTGATATTTTATGCCTATTGCAAGTGGCAGGGAATAAGCCTGAAAATCGCTTCGAGAAAAGATGTTCTTAAAGTGATTTCTGGAGGACTGCTTATGGGTGCTCACTGGGTGACTTATTTCTATTCCCTTAAATATTCCAGCGTTGCCATAGCTTTATTATCCTTATTTACATATCCGGTTATCACTGCGTTTCTGGAGCCATTATTATTTAAAACCCGATTCAATAAGATTCATGTTGCACTGGGATTTTTAGTGCTGTTCGGGGTATATTTTCTTAGTCCCGATTTCGATCTGGAGAATAACTCATTTATAGCCGTACTCTTCGGAATTGCATCTGCTGTATTTTATTCTCTTCGGAATTTACTAATGAAAAAAGAGATCGAACGCTATAATGGATCTACATTAATGTTCTACCAGATACTGGTGGTCGCCTTAGTACTGTCTCCTGCTTTCTTTTATTCTGAAGTTGCTAAAGTTCTGGAACAATGGAAACCACTGCTAACGCTTGCCTTGCTTACAACCTGTATTGGGCATACCTTATTCCTGAAGAGTTTTAAGAATTTTAGTATAACTGCGGCGAGTATTATGAGTAGTATACAACCGGTTTATGGAATTGCGCTTGGAGCTATTTTCTTGAACGAGATCCCTTCAGCAAAGACCATGATAGGTGGTTCACTGATCATAAGCGCGGTTATTATAGAAAGTCTTAGTTCGCTAAGAAGCAAAAAATAA
- a CDS encoding neutral zinc metallopeptidase, with product MKWQGRRQSGNVEDRRGSSGKGKLIAGGGIIGVIFVIAQFILSDGDVSVLQQLEGSGSSQTESRELTAEEKEMGEFVATVLADTEDVWNDVFAENNMNYQEPGLVLFSDAVQTACGGASSASGPFYCPADQKIYMDLTFFDQLRQRFGAKGGDYAVAYVMAHEVGHHVQHLMGTAGKVRNLQRQSSQTEANELSVALELQADFYAGVWTKENQQYLSEGDIEEALSAANAVGDDAIQKRTSGSVNPDSFTHGTSEQRKAWFMRGYRTGDIRQGDTFKEVLN from the coding sequence ATGAAATGGCAAGGTCGTAGACAAAGCGGGAATGTAGAGGATCGTAGAGGTTCCTCTGGTAAAGGTAAATTAATTGCCGGCGGAGGAATTATAGGTGTGATTTTCGTTATTGCGCAGTTTATTCTTAGCGATGGTGATGTTTCAGTATTACAACAACTGGAAGGATCTGGCAGTTCCCAGACTGAATCCCGTGAACTTACTGCGGAAGAAAAAGAAATGGGAGAATTTGTTGCAACCGTTCTTGCTGATACTGAAGATGTTTGGAATGATGTTTTTGCAGAAAACAATATGAACTACCAGGAACCTGGTCTTGTTCTTTTTAGCGATGCTGTACAAACAGCCTGTGGTGGTGCATCGTCTGCAAGCGGACCTTTCTATTGCCCTGCAGACCAGAAAATTTATATGGACCTTACTTTTTTCGATCAATTAAGACAAAGATTTGGCGCCAAAGGCGGTGATTACGCAGTGGCCTATGTGATGGCTCATGAAGTTGGTCACCATGTTCAGCATTTGATGGGAACGGCTGGAAAAGTTCGTAATCTTCAGCGGCAATCGAGTCAGACTGAAGCTAATGAACTATCTGTAGCGCTTGAGCTCCAAGCCGACTTCTATGCAGGAGTATGGACGAAGGAGAATCAGCAGTATTTGAGTGAAGGAGATATCGAAGAAGCGTTGAGTGCCGCGAATGCTGTTGGTGATGATGCCATACAGAAACGAACCAGTGGAAGTGTAAATCCAGATTCATTTACTCATGGAACTTCAGAACAACGTAAGGCCTGGTTTATGCGCGGATACAGAACCGGAGATATAAGACAGGGAGATACTTTTAAAGAAGTTTTAAACTAA